A region from the Vulpes lagopus strain Blue_001 chromosome 5, ASM1834538v1, whole genome shotgun sequence genome encodes:
- the ARID5A gene encoding AT-rich interactive domain-containing protein 5A isoform X1 yields the protein MAPPIKGKRKQSEEGDPLDPSVSPQPDGEQSRSQSPVHLEDSPEAGGEREEDQEREEEQAFLVSLYKFMKERHTPIERVPHLGFKQINLWKIYKAVEKLGAYEMVTGRRLWKNVYDELGGSPGSTSAATCTRRHYERLVLPYVRHLKGEDDKPLPPSKPRKQYKMAKEPRGDDGTTEKPKKAKEEKRLDQMVPGKMKTDAVPDLARLPNQEAPREGPEQPGPALGPSQPFGGASGCPEAYKRLLSSFYCKGTHGIMSPLAKKKLLAQVSKAEALQCQEEGCRHGVGSPNGDPQASPGILLSESPQSPGKPAENSRHRLTPPEGLQAPGGSLREEAQVGPRLPAPIFTGCFHAYPTEVLKPVSQHPRDFFPNFKEGVLLGPPGKEEGLAVKEPQLVWGGDANRPSAFHKGSSRKGSPYPKPKACWVSPMAKAPAESPVTLSTFPSSPGLGTKRSLEEEGFAHGGKKLRAVSPFLKEVDAKECGAKSMGSGVAVSCLLGPALGPALPEAYRGTMLRCPLNFAGTPDHLKGQATLPFSPLVIPAFPAHFLATTGPSPMATGLMHFPPSSFDSALRHRLCPASSAWHVPPATTYAAPHFFHLNTKL from the exons GACTCCCCCGAGGCAGGCGGGGAGCGGGAGGAGGACCAGGagcgggaggaggagcaggccttCCTGGTCAGCCTCTACAAGTTCATGAAGGAGCGACACACGCCCATCGAGAGGGTGCCCCATCTCGGCTTCAAGCAGA TTAACCTGTGGAAAATCTACAAAGCAGTGGAGAAGCTGGGGGCCTATGAGATG GTGACCGGCCGCCGCCTCTGGAAGAACGTGTATGACGagctggggggcagcccgggcagcACCAGCGCAGCCACCTGCACACGCCGCCACTACGAGAG GCTGGTGCTCCCATATGTGCGGCACCTGAAGGGGGAGGACGACAAGCCACTGCCCCCTTCCAAGCCCAGGAAGCAATACAAGATGGCTAAGGAGCCTCGGGGGGATGACGGGACCACTGAGAAGCCGAAGAAGGCCAAGGAAGAGAAGCGGTTGGATCAG ATGGTGCCaggaaagatgaaaacagatgctgTCCCTGACCTGGCACGGCTTCCCAACCAGGAGGCCCCCAGGGAGGGCCCAGAACAGCCAGGCCCGGCCCTGGGGCCCTCTCAACCCTTTGGGGGTGCCAGCGGCTGCCCTGAGGCCTACAAGCGGCTCCTGTCCAGCTTCTACTGCAAAGGAACACATGGCATCATGTCACCACTGGCCAAAAAGAAGCTCCTGGCCCAAGTGAGCAAGGCAGAGGCCTTGCAGTGCCAGGAGGAGGGCTGTCGCCACGGGGTAGGCAGCCCCAATGGGGacccccaggcatcccctggcATTCTCCTGTCGGAAAGTCCTCAGAGCCCAGGAAAGCCAGCTGAGAACTCCAGGCACCGGCTAACCCCTCCGGAGGGGTTACAGGCCCCTGGTGGCAGCCTCAGGGAGGAGGCTCAAGTGGGTCCCCGCCTACCAGCCCCCATCTTCACTGGCTGTTTCCACGCATACCCCACTGAGGTGCTGAAGCCCGTCAGCCAGCACCCCCGGGACTTCTTCCCCAATTTTAAAGAAGGGGTGCTATTGGGGCCCCCTGGCAAAGAGGAGGGCCTGGCAGTCAAAGAGCCCCAGCTGGTGTGGGGCGGGGATGCCAACCGCCCGTCTGCATTCCATAAAGGCAGCTCTAGAAAAGGCAGCCCCTACCCCAAGCCCAAAGCCTGCTGGGTGTCCCCGATGGCCAAGGCCCCTGCTGAGAGCCCTGTTACCCTGTCTACCTTCCCTAGCAGCCCCGGCCTGGGTACCAAGCGCAGCCTGGAAGAAGAGGGCTTTGCCCATGGTGGCAAAAAACTGCGGGCAGTGTCTCCCTTTCTTAAGGAGGTGGATGCCAAGGAGTGTGGGGCCAAATCTATGGGGTCTGGTGTGGCCGTGTCCTGCCTGCTGGGCCCAGCGCTGGGGCCTGCCCTCCCTGAGGCCTACAGGGGCACCATGCTGCGGTGCCCACTGAACTTTGCTGGCACCCCGGACCACTTAAAGGGCCAGGCCACTCTCCCCTTCAGCCCCCTGGTCATCCCTGCCTTCCCGGCCCACTTCCTGGCCACTACAGGGCCCTCACCCATGGCCACGGGTCTGATGCACTTCCCCCCGTCATCCTTTGACAGTGCCCTTCGCCACAGACTTTGCCCAGCCTCGTCTGCATGGCATGTGCCACCTGCCACAACCTATGCAGCACCCCACTTTTTCCACCTCAACACCAAGCTTTAG
- the ARID5A gene encoding AT-rich interactive domain-containing protein 5A isoform X3, with product MVTGRRLWKNVYDELGGSPGSTSAATCTRRHYERLVLPYVRHLKGEDDKPLPPSKPRKQYKMAKEPRGDDGTTEKPKKAKEEKRLDQMVPGKMKTDAVPDLARLPNQEAPREGPEQPGPALGPSQPFGGASGCPEAYKRLLSSFYCKGTHGIMSPLAKKKLLAQVSKAEALQCQEEGCRHGVGSPNGDPQASPGILLSESPQSPGKPAENSRHRLTPPEGLQAPGGSLREEAQVGPRLPAPIFTGCFHAYPTEVLKPVSQHPRDFFPNFKEGVLLGPPGKEEGLAVKEPQLVWGGDANRPSAFHKGSSRKGSPYPKPKACWVSPMAKAPAESPVTLSTFPSSPGLGTKRSLEEEGFAHGGKKLRAVSPFLKEVDAKECGAKSMGSGVAVSCLLGPALGPALPEAYRGTMLRCPLNFAGTPDHLKGQATLPFSPLVIPAFPAHFLATTGPSPMATGLMHFPPSSFDSALRHRLCPASSAWHVPPATTYAAPHFFHLNTKL from the exons ATG GTGACCGGCCGCCGCCTCTGGAAGAACGTGTATGACGagctggggggcagcccgggcagcACCAGCGCAGCCACCTGCACACGCCGCCACTACGAGAG GCTGGTGCTCCCATATGTGCGGCACCTGAAGGGGGAGGACGACAAGCCACTGCCCCCTTCCAAGCCCAGGAAGCAATACAAGATGGCTAAGGAGCCTCGGGGGGATGACGGGACCACTGAGAAGCCGAAGAAGGCCAAGGAAGAGAAGCGGTTGGATCAG ATGGTGCCaggaaagatgaaaacagatgctgTCCCTGACCTGGCACGGCTTCCCAACCAGGAGGCCCCCAGGGAGGGCCCAGAACAGCCAGGCCCGGCCCTGGGGCCCTCTCAACCCTTTGGGGGTGCCAGCGGCTGCCCTGAGGCCTACAAGCGGCTCCTGTCCAGCTTCTACTGCAAAGGAACACATGGCATCATGTCACCACTGGCCAAAAAGAAGCTCCTGGCCCAAGTGAGCAAGGCAGAGGCCTTGCAGTGCCAGGAGGAGGGCTGTCGCCACGGGGTAGGCAGCCCCAATGGGGacccccaggcatcccctggcATTCTCCTGTCGGAAAGTCCTCAGAGCCCAGGAAAGCCAGCTGAGAACTCCAGGCACCGGCTAACCCCTCCGGAGGGGTTACAGGCCCCTGGTGGCAGCCTCAGGGAGGAGGCTCAAGTGGGTCCCCGCCTACCAGCCCCCATCTTCACTGGCTGTTTCCACGCATACCCCACTGAGGTGCTGAAGCCCGTCAGCCAGCACCCCCGGGACTTCTTCCCCAATTTTAAAGAAGGGGTGCTATTGGGGCCCCCTGGCAAAGAGGAGGGCCTGGCAGTCAAAGAGCCCCAGCTGGTGTGGGGCGGGGATGCCAACCGCCCGTCTGCATTCCATAAAGGCAGCTCTAGAAAAGGCAGCCCCTACCCCAAGCCCAAAGCCTGCTGGGTGTCCCCGATGGCCAAGGCCCCTGCTGAGAGCCCTGTTACCCTGTCTACCTTCCCTAGCAGCCCCGGCCTGGGTACCAAGCGCAGCCTGGAAGAAGAGGGCTTTGCCCATGGTGGCAAAAAACTGCGGGCAGTGTCTCCCTTTCTTAAGGAGGTGGATGCCAAGGAGTGTGGGGCCAAATCTATGGGGTCTGGTGTGGCCGTGTCCTGCCTGCTGGGCCCAGCGCTGGGGCCTGCCCTCCCTGAGGCCTACAGGGGCACCATGCTGCGGTGCCCACTGAACTTTGCTGGCACCCCGGACCACTTAAAGGGCCAGGCCACTCTCCCCTTCAGCCCCCTGGTCATCCCTGCCTTCCCGGCCCACTTCCTGGCCACTACAGGGCCCTCACCCATGGCCACGGGTCTGATGCACTTCCCCCCGTCATCCTTTGACAGTGCCCTTCGCCACAGACTTTGCCCAGCCTCGTCTGCATGGCATGTGCCACCTGCCACAACCTATGCAGCACCCCACTTTTTCCACCTCAACACCAAGCTTTAG
- the ARID5A gene encoding AT-rich interactive domain-containing protein 5A isoform X2, which yields MAPPIKGKRKQSEEGDPLDPSVSPQPDGEQSRSQSPVHLEVTGRRLWKNVYDELGGSPGSTSAATCTRRHYERLVLPYVRHLKGEDDKPLPPSKPRKQYKMAKEPRGDDGTTEKPKKAKEEKRLDQMVPGKMKTDAVPDLARLPNQEAPREGPEQPGPALGPSQPFGGASGCPEAYKRLLSSFYCKGTHGIMSPLAKKKLLAQVSKAEALQCQEEGCRHGVGSPNGDPQASPGILLSESPQSPGKPAENSRHRLTPPEGLQAPGGSLREEAQVGPRLPAPIFTGCFHAYPTEVLKPVSQHPRDFFPNFKEGVLLGPPGKEEGLAVKEPQLVWGGDANRPSAFHKGSSRKGSPYPKPKACWVSPMAKAPAESPVTLSTFPSSPGLGTKRSLEEEGFAHGGKKLRAVSPFLKEVDAKECGAKSMGSGVAVSCLLGPALGPALPEAYRGTMLRCPLNFAGTPDHLKGQATLPFSPLVIPAFPAHFLATTGPSPMATGLMHFPPSSFDSALRHRLCPASSAWHVPPATTYAAPHFFHLNTKL from the exons GTGACCGGCCGCCGCCTCTGGAAGAACGTGTATGACGagctggggggcagcccgggcagcACCAGCGCAGCCACCTGCACACGCCGCCACTACGAGAG GCTGGTGCTCCCATATGTGCGGCACCTGAAGGGGGAGGACGACAAGCCACTGCCCCCTTCCAAGCCCAGGAAGCAATACAAGATGGCTAAGGAGCCTCGGGGGGATGACGGGACCACTGAGAAGCCGAAGAAGGCCAAGGAAGAGAAGCGGTTGGATCAG ATGGTGCCaggaaagatgaaaacagatgctgTCCCTGACCTGGCACGGCTTCCCAACCAGGAGGCCCCCAGGGAGGGCCCAGAACAGCCAGGCCCGGCCCTGGGGCCCTCTCAACCCTTTGGGGGTGCCAGCGGCTGCCCTGAGGCCTACAAGCGGCTCCTGTCCAGCTTCTACTGCAAAGGAACACATGGCATCATGTCACCACTGGCCAAAAAGAAGCTCCTGGCCCAAGTGAGCAAGGCAGAGGCCTTGCAGTGCCAGGAGGAGGGCTGTCGCCACGGGGTAGGCAGCCCCAATGGGGacccccaggcatcccctggcATTCTCCTGTCGGAAAGTCCTCAGAGCCCAGGAAAGCCAGCTGAGAACTCCAGGCACCGGCTAACCCCTCCGGAGGGGTTACAGGCCCCTGGTGGCAGCCTCAGGGAGGAGGCTCAAGTGGGTCCCCGCCTACCAGCCCCCATCTTCACTGGCTGTTTCCACGCATACCCCACTGAGGTGCTGAAGCCCGTCAGCCAGCACCCCCGGGACTTCTTCCCCAATTTTAAAGAAGGGGTGCTATTGGGGCCCCCTGGCAAAGAGGAGGGCCTGGCAGTCAAAGAGCCCCAGCTGGTGTGGGGCGGGGATGCCAACCGCCCGTCTGCATTCCATAAAGGCAGCTCTAGAAAAGGCAGCCCCTACCCCAAGCCCAAAGCCTGCTGGGTGTCCCCGATGGCCAAGGCCCCTGCTGAGAGCCCTGTTACCCTGTCTACCTTCCCTAGCAGCCCCGGCCTGGGTACCAAGCGCAGCCTGGAAGAAGAGGGCTTTGCCCATGGTGGCAAAAAACTGCGGGCAGTGTCTCCCTTTCTTAAGGAGGTGGATGCCAAGGAGTGTGGGGCCAAATCTATGGGGTCTGGTGTGGCCGTGTCCTGCCTGCTGGGCCCAGCGCTGGGGCCTGCCCTCCCTGAGGCCTACAGGGGCACCATGCTGCGGTGCCCACTGAACTTTGCTGGCACCCCGGACCACTTAAAGGGCCAGGCCACTCTCCCCTTCAGCCCCCTGGTCATCCCTGCCTTCCCGGCCCACTTCCTGGCCACTACAGGGCCCTCACCCATGGCCACGGGTCTGATGCACTTCCCCCCGTCATCCTTTGACAGTGCCCTTCGCCACAGACTTTGCCCAGCCTCGTCTGCATGGCATGTGCCACCTGCCACAACCTATGCAGCACCCCACTTTTTCCACCTCAACACCAAGCTTTAG